The DNA region CTGGGTGCGATAACGCTGGGCTTTGATAATTAATACACCCTCACGGGTAATACGTTTGTCATCCAGTGCCATTAATCTAGCTTTGTGGATATCGCTAAGCGATGAACGGAGGATATCGAAACGCAAATGTATCGCACTCGACACCTTATTGACGTTTTGCCCACCCGCCCCTTGGGCGCGCATAGCCGTGAGCTCTATTTCACTGAGGGGAATGGCCACATGGGCATTGATAACCAACAACATACGCGCCCATCGTTATTGGTGCGGAGATGCCGGCTGGTAAAAATGGAGAGGCTTTCGCTCATCCACCAACACGGGCTGCAAACGGCTATCGTAACGACTACGAACAGCATGCCAACGAAGAAATAATCCCCCTAATACCAACCCACCCAGCGCACCCAAGCCACTGGCAAGATCCGACGCAAACAACACTTGCCCACCAACAGCACCCAATACAATGAGCAGCAGTGGCATCACATACGCCAACAGGGAAGCTTTAACGACAACATCTTCGGGAATACCTATCTGGATATCATCACCAATCCGATAATGGGCAGGGTCTCTCCCTTCCAGCAACACCCAAAGGTAAGAGGGGTTGGCACCCCACTTAGCCATCAAACTCTGGCCACACCCTTTTTCAGCCTTGCAAGTACCGCACACAGAGCGCTGAATAGTCTCAACCCAAACACCTTCAGGTTCAATAGACACTATTTTACCGGTTTCCAGAATCATATCCCGCCTCACAATGCTGTACCTGGAGCACTAAACCCCAATTAACGCCTGGAGATATTTTGCGCAATTTTTTGCGCTGTGACGACCGGAATCTCACCAACAACCGTGACGCGATAACGCTCACTGCCAATTTCCAACTGATCCATCGCGGCCAGAGTAGCGCCACGCTGGGCCACACCCTCAGGAGAGGCCTGGGAAGATGGCTCGATAAAGATAGAAAAGCTGGTTAACCCATCGGTGTACATCAGCATATCTATG from Cellvibrio japonicus Ueda107 includes:
- the arfB gene encoding alternative ribosome rescue aminoacyl-tRNA hydrolase ArfB, whose translation is MLVINAHVAIPLSEIELTAMRAQGAGGQNVNKVSSAIHLRFDILRSSLSDIHKARLMALDDKRITREGVLIIKAQRYRTQDQNREDALQRLQELVAGAIKPLKPRYATKPTFASRQRRLDSKNLRGAIKASRRPIMPD
- a CDS encoding SoxR reducing system RseC family protein is translated as MILETGKIVSIEPEGVWVETIQRSVCGTCKAEKGCGQSLMAKWGANPSYLWVLLEGRDPAHYRIGDDIQIGIPEDVVVKASLLAYVMPLLLIVLGAVGGQVLFASDLASGLGALGGLVLGGLFLRWHAVRSRYDSRLQPVLVDERKPLHFYQPASPHQ